A single region of the Zootoca vivipara chromosome 2, rZooViv1.1, whole genome shotgun sequence genome encodes:
- the LOC118080479 gene encoding ovomucoid has product MKPGSFFLLTLMVFFLYSGAATEAINEREYCLGYPKGACTKELNPHCGSDGVSYGNKCMFCNAYIATGRVLRLRHLGECVKD; this is encoded by the exons ATGAAGCCAGGCAGCTTTTTCCTCCTCACTCTGATGGTCTTCTTTTTGTACTCAG GTGCTGCCACTGAAGCAATAAATGAACGG GAATATTGTCTTGGGTATCCAAAAGGAGCATGCACCAAGGAGCTTAATCCCCACTGTGGCTCTGATGGCGTCAGCTATGGCAACAAGTGTATGTTCTGCAATGCATATAT CGCAACTGGAAGAGTACTGAGACTGAGGCACCTTGGAGAATGTGTTAAAGACTAA